The Zingiber officinale cultivar Zhangliang chromosome 10A, Zo_v1.1, whole genome shotgun sequence genome contains a region encoding:
- the LOC122027224 gene encoding homeobox-leucine zipper protein HOX3-like — translation MGELGRSPSRLELTIGVPGFRSEGGGSGGGNLRDLDMNQPAYGAEEEYPMGSIEEEEEEEGGTPRPKKLRLSKDQSRLLEESFRQHHTLNPKQKEALALKLKLRPRQVEVWFQNRRARTKLKQTEMECEYLKRCFGSLTEENRRLQREVEELRAMRVAPPTVLSPHTRQPLPASSLTMCPRCERVTTAATAVAAPRASAATMAAAMSPPAISPFRRPAAC, via the exons ATGGGGGAGTTGGGGAGGAGCCCTTCTCGGCTAGAGCTCACCATAGGAGTCCCTGGTTTCCGCTCTG AAGGAGGAGGCAGCGGCGGCGGCAACCTGAGGGATTTGGACATGAACCAGCCAGCTTATGGGGCAGAGGAGGAGTACCCCATGGGCAGCatcgaagaggaggaggaggaggaaggtggCACTCCCCGTCCCAAGAAGCTCCGCCTCTCCAAGGACCAGTCCAGGCTCCTGGAAGAAAGCTTCCGGCAGCACCACACCCTGAACCCA AAGCAGAAGGAAGCGTTGGCATTGAAGCTGAAGCTGAGGCCGCGCCAGGTGGAGGTGTGGTTTCAGAACCGCAGGGCCAG GACGAAGCTGAAGCAGACGGAGATGGAGTGCGAGTACCTGAAGCGCTGCTTCGGGTCCCTGACGGAGGAGAACCGCCGGTTGCAGCGGGAGGTGGAGGAGCTGCGGGCGATGCGCGTGGCGCCGCCCACCGTGCTCTCCCCGCACACACGCCAGCCGCTGCCGGCGTCGTCCTTGACCATGTGCCCGCGCTGCGAGCGGGTGACCACCGCCGCTACTGCCGTCGCCGCGCCGCGTGCCAGTGCAGCCACCATGGCGGCAGCGATGTCGCCGCCCGCTATCTCGCCGTTCCGGCGCCCCGCTGCTTGCTGA